From Thermoproteales archaeon, the proteins below share one genomic window:
- a CDS encoding ATP-grasp domain-containing protein, translating to MVVYRILVTGAGGIGGVNFVRAIKSMGDFYVVGTDHFPYHLKFNELDKEYVSPRHDDPAFIRLIKKIIEEDDIDFLHPQPEVEAEVISQHVNELNVKTFLPDKNIFKICRDKYNTYLQLKNLGLVPKTVLYASRDIDDIFEELGSPLWIRARKGAGGRLSLLCKNPEEARLWINLWIRKGKAKRDDFIFQEYLPGREYAWDSLWYKGELVTSFSRERLEYIFPHLSPSGITGTPVVQRIVHDKRINEVSTKPVKAIDPKPHGFYCIDLKEGEDGRLYVTEINLKAHTTLALWAYIAPRFFELPEWSNMSYLYVMLGLGKYDIENIPKYDIYPDGVILLRHIDVGAKIIWPNGKIEKVF from the coding sequence GTGGTAGTGTATAGGATACTCGTTACAGGAGCTGGAGGAATAGGAGGAGTGAACTTTGTTAGAGCAATAAAAAGTATGGGTGATTTCTACGTTGTAGGCACCGACCATTTCCCTTATCATTTAAAATTTAATGAGCTAGATAAAGAGTATGTAAGTCCAAGGCATGATGACCCGGCTTTTATTCGTTTAATCAAGAAAATTATTGAAGAGGATGATATCGATTTTCTTCATCCACAGCCGGAAGTTGAAGCAGAAGTTATTTCACAACATGTTAATGAGCTAAACGTAAAAACTTTTCTTCCTGACAAGAACATTTTCAAAATATGCAGAGATAAATATAATACATATTTACAATTAAAAAATCTAGGCCTAGTACCCAAAACTGTTTTATACGCGAGCCGCGATATAGACGATATTTTCGAAGAGCTTGGAAGTCCGCTATGGATTAGAGCTCGTAAAGGAGCAGGAGGTCGATTAAGCCTTTTATGTAAGAACCCAGAAGAGGCAAGATTGTGGATAAACTTGTGGATTAGAAAGGGAAAAGCTAAACGTGATGATTTTATATTTCAAGAATATTTACCTGGTAGAGAGTACGCCTGGGATAGTCTCTGGTATAAAGGAGAATTAGTTACAAGCTTTTCAAGAGAAAGACTTGAGTACATATTCCCGCACTTGTCTCCTTCTGGTATAACGGGGACTCCGGTGGTTCAAAGAATAGTACATGATAAAAGAATAAACGAGGTATCAACGAAACCCGTAAAGGCGATCGATCCAAAGCCTCACGGATTTTATTGTATAGACTTAAAAGAGGGAGAAGATGGAAGATTATACGTTACTGAGATTAACTTGAAAGCTCATACGACACTAGCATTATGGGCATATATCGCGCCTCGTTTCTTTGAGCTTCCAGAGTGGAGTAATATGTCATACCTTTATGTAATGCTTGGATTGGGAAAATATGACATTGAGAATATACCTAAATACGATATATATCCCGATGGTGTGATACTGCTGCGTCACATAGACGTGGGGGCAAAAATAATCTGGCCAAACGGGAAAATTGAAAAAGTTTTTTAA